The Thermomicrobiales bacterium DNA window CGCTCGCCAGAACCATACGTCGTTTGCGGGATTTCGCGGTCTACTGAGTTCAGCGTATGTCTGCAGACGCTCCCCCGCGCGGCGGGATACGATGCCGCGCGAGGGGAGCGGATGTCGGAAACCATTTTGCTTGCAATGCTCATCGCTCTGGTCGGCGGAATCGTCTCCGGATTGGCCGGGTTCGGTTTCGGGTTGGTGACGGTTCCGTTGCTGCTCATGCTTTTTCCTCCCGCCACCGTGACCACAGTCGGGAGCTCGCTCGCGCTGGCGAGCGGTTGGATCGTGCTGCTCAGCACCTGGCGGACGGTGCAGATTCGCACCGTGGGCGCCCTCATCCCCGGCGCGACGATTGGGGTCTTTGTCGGGACGGTGCTCTTGCACCGGCTGGAGCCGGCGCTGATCAAGCTCATTGCCGGAATGGTGGTGATCCTGTTCGCGATCTCGGTGCTGCGCGGCTGGCGTATCGACGCGGTGCATCACCCATTTGCCGCGCCGCTGGCCGGGTTGGCGTCCGGAACGCTGAGCACCTCCACGGGAATGTCCGGCCCGCCCGTGGTCCTGCTCTTCACCACCCGGCAATACGATATGCAGCAGTTCCGGGGGAGCATCACCGCCTACTTCTATTACGTCAATTTCATCGGGCTCTCGTTGCTGATCGCGCGCGGCATCGTCGGGTGGGAGCAAATCGAGGTGGCAGTTCGCCTGCTGCCAGCGGCGATCATCGGAGGTTTCGTCGGGAGACGTGTCCTGCGATACGTCTCTCAATCGCAGTTCCGCAAGATCACCCTCGTGATGCTGCTGCTGACCGGAACGACCGGCATCGTGACCGCGTTGCAGGCGCTGTTCGGATGATCGAGCTCGACCGCACGCTCGTCCTGACGCTCCTGATCGCTCTGTTCGGCGGGATCGTGGCCGCCACCGCGGGATTCGGCTTTTCCCTGGTGGCGGCGCCTCCCCTTCTGCTGCTGTATGAGCCGGTGCAGGTGACGGCGATGTTGCTCATCCTGGCGCTGGCCACCCGCTGGATGCTGCTGACCGATACCTGGCAGACGACGAATCTGCGCACGATCGGGGCAATGCTGCCTGCCGCCTGGCTGGGGATTGGGATCGGAATTCTGATCGTGCGGGCGGTCGAACCGGAGTACATCAAGCTCCTGGCGAGCCTGGTCGTGATCGTGGCGGCACTACTGCTCATGCGCGGGTGGCGTCCCAAACACGCGCACGACCCCGCCGCCGGACCAGTCGCCGGACTGCTGAGCGGAATTCTGTCGCCAACGACCGGGATGGATGGAACGCCGGTGGTTTTCCTGCTCAGCAGCCGGGACTACAGCGTTTCGGCGTTTCGCTCGACGATCACCGTCTACTACTACCTCATCATTCCTGTGACGATTGTGGCGCTGGTGCAGCAGGGGCTATTGGGCCGGGAGGATTTCGTGCGCTCGCTTGTAGTCGTCCCGCCCGTCGTACTTGGGACGATGATCGGGCAACGTCTGGTGCGTCGATTGTCGGTGGAGCGGTTCCGAACGATTGTGTTCGGGCTGTTGCTGGTGTCCGGTTTGGTCGGCGCGACCGCGGCGGTAGTGTCTCTCCGATAGCGCGAGTCCATGCCGGGGGCATGTTCCATGCGGAGTCCATGCAATGGCGTCGCCCGGGAACAAGCGCTCACCCGATGGGGAACAGGCAGCGTGCGTGTGGATCACCAGTCGGCATTCCACTTCCCCGACACGTCGGCTATGCCGTCAAATCTCCCTGCAGAATGGGGGTCGTGGATGGCGTCTGGCTACCGCCGTCTGGCTCCATGGTGACAGCCATGGCTTGCGAGGTAGCGGCGTCGCCAGGAACCTGCACCATCGCTTCTCCGCTGGAATCGGGCATGAAGGTCGGGCCGGGAACGGCCTGACCGTTCTCGATCATCCAGAGTTGATAAACCTGCCCGGAGGGAGGTTGGCCCATGCCGCGGAATGCGATGATGCCACCCCAACCGCTGGGGTCGGGATCCATATAGACCATGCCGCGCGCATCGGTCGAGCCAGTCGTCGTCGAGACCATGGGATAGACCAATGCCGGGGTATCCGCCAGGTACGCCTCGCGCTCGCTATTGAGCTGCGCGACTTGCTGATCCTGGAAATCTCGCTCGGCCTCGAGATCGTCGATCTGGCCCATCATCGCCAGCGCCCAGAGAATCGAGCCCACAGCCAGAATCAGGCTGGCGGCCGCAATGGCCCAGGGCAAGATCGAACTGCGCTGCTTCGGAAGCGAGACGACGTTGGCCTCCGGTGGCGCTTCGCCCGGCGCGATGCGTCCGCGCGGCCGCCGTTTCGGGGCGGCGACAGCAGACGCTGCATCGTCGACACTGGCGGCGGCCTCGTCGGCCGCGACTTGCGCGGCGATGGCAGCTTCGTCCATCGCCACGGCAGCGTCGACGGCCGGACTCGCGATCGAGGGGACGACCGGATCGGTGAGTTCTGGCACCGTCGCTTCCACCGAGGCATCGACCGCCTCGATGGTGGGCGGCTCGCCTACGAGCTCGGTGACGTCGATCGATTCGACGGCGGTTCTTCCGGCGACGCCAGTGGAGACCGCCTCGGCCACGATACGCTCGCGCACGCCGGCAGAGGCATCGAGATCGACCGGGAGGGGATCGATTCCAGGCAGGTCGAGGTCGTCGTAGAGACGCGGCAGCAGGGCGGCGATGGGACCCAGCTCGCGCAGTTCCTGCTGGCAAGCCGGGCAACCACGCAGGTGGGCTTCGAACTCGGCGCGCTCGTCATCCGGCAGCGCGCCCAGGATGTACGCCCCGATCGCATCGTGCGACAGGGCGGCGTCGTCCTGTTCCTGATTGGGGGCGGGAGTTACATCATCGTGCGTCACGATCGGTCGCTTTCCGGATAACTGAACGATTCGAGCATTGGGTAGTCGCGCAGGGCTACCTGCAGCGCAAGCAGACCGCGATTGATGCGACGCTGGACGGTGATGCCCTGAACGCCGGTTCGCTCGGCGATTTGTCGATAGTTCATGCGCGCGCCGACTGCCAATTCGATCGCCTCGCGCTGTTCCGCGGGCAGCCGGGAAAGCGCGGCATTCAACACCGCTTTCATATCCGGCTCCGAACCAGCTTCCGGGAGGTCGGCGTCAGACACCTGGCGCGAGCTCCTTTGGCTGGCAACATTCGCATGAACCTGCACGGGACGCCTCGGCCTGCGCGTTGGGTAGGAAATCGCCCGTGCGATTTCCGTCCACCTGCAGTACGCAGAAACGAGGCGCGAGGATCACTGCGGATTCCACGGAATATGGGTCAATCGGCAACAGCACGGCTCTTGATCCTGCCGACAAGCTTGGCGCTGGCATCGGCTTTGCTGATTTCCTCGATATGCGTGACGACGCCGTCGTTGGCATAGCGGTCGGCGACCTTCACATCGAACGCATAGACCCCGCCTTCCATGGCGGTGAATCGTCCGGCAGTGTACGCCCGCGAGGCGGTGCCTTGCTGTTGCAGTTCGCAAACTTCCCAATCCTGCCGGTTGGTGAGGTCCCAAAACTCGGTGGCGTCGGAGGGGTCGAAACCGGGTTGCGCCATCTGCTCCGGGTCGAAAAAGAACTCGCAGGCGACATAGGTGCGACCCGGGGTGATCGGGACGACGCGGTGGGTCATGAGATAGTCGGGGTGCAAGCTGATGAGCAGGTTCGGCCAAACGACGAAGTAGTAGACCTTTTTGTGGTCATCCTCGGTGATGCCGTCCAGGAAACCGCGTCCATGCTCGGTCATCTGGCCGTCCATCGTGAGCGTGTCGTAGTCGCCGACCACCGGCATCCAGCTCGCGCGCCAGGGGCCTTCGGTTTCGATCCAGTCGCCCATGTTGAATGGGGTGATCTTGTTCAGCTGTGGATGCACGCCGGGGCAGTGGTAGCACTCGGAGTAGTTTTCGATGATGGCTTTCCAGTTTGCCTGGACATCGTATTCGATGAGTTGCGCCCGCCGGAGCGCGGCGAGATCGAACCGGTCGAAGAACTGCGGCATGTCGCCCAGCGATTCCAGCAGCGGGGCGGCATTGTTGTTGATATTGAGGAAGATGAGCCCCTGCCAGACGCCGACATTGACCGGAACGAGTCCCCACTCCTTCAGGTCGAAGTGCTCGAGCTGGTCGCAGAACCGCGGCATGTGCAACGCGCCGTCGAGATCGTAGACCCAGGCGTGATATGGACACTGGAAGCGGGGCACGCGTCCTTTCTCTTCCTTGACGATGGTTGCGCCGCGATGGCGGCAGAAGTTGAAAAAGGCGCGCACGTTCTGGTCGTTGTCCCGTACGACGATGATGTTTTCCCCGCAGAGCTGGGTGAGGAAGTAGTCGCCTTTGCGCTGGATATCCTCGTCCCGCCCAACGCAAACCCACCCATCGGCAAACCAGGCTTCCTGCTCGTATTCCAGAATGGCCGGATCGTGATAGACCGCGGGTGGCAGAAGCGAGGCGCGACGGAGATCGACGCGCGTTCGCGCGACTTCAGCCGCCGACACCGGCGAAACTGGTGGCTGCGTTCCCCGATCTCTTTGCTCGACCATTGCCATAGGCCCTTCGACGAGTTACTTCCAATTGAGGAGTGCCGGAAGAGTAGCACGCGGCGGATGGTGATTGGTTGTCAGTCGTCAGTTGGCAGTTGTTGGCGGGCAACGGGCAACGGGCAATGGGCAATGGGCAATGGGCAATGGGCAATGGGCAATGGGCAATGGGCAATGGGCAATGGGCAATGGGCAATGGGCAAGAGTACTGGCTTGGTGGGCCGTGTCGCTCTCGAACGTCATCCCGACTGGAGTGAAGGGAACCCGTGCAGTCCTGGACCTGGGACGATGCTGGGGATGGGAAATCGTGATGCGCGTTTGACGACTGCCGACTAACCACTCACGAATCGTATGGGGGGCAGGGTCGGGGCTCCACATACCCCATGCTTTCTGGGGAAACAGACTCTGCGGATGGAGAAAGAACTCCCGGTTGCCGAGAAACATCGTCCGGATTTCGGAACCTGGCGGCTGCCAAAGAAGTGCTTGCACATATCGGGATCAATGCGTTGTCGGATGAGACGGGATGGCGATTCTACCCGGATGATGACGTGCCCGCGAATGTTCGGCTCGCACCTGGGGTACCGATGACGCATCACCAGTTGTACGCACTGGGTGAAGTCTTCCACGAGCTGGACCGGGATTTGCCGGCGATCGAGCACTTCGTCGAGGCGCATGCGACGAACAACCCGGTTCGGCGCATCATCGATGCGAGGGCTACGCCGGCCTGGTGACGAGTCCGGCTTTTCAGGACCAAAGGCCGTCGAGTTGTGCCCATGGAATTAGGGGCTATCAGGCCGGAGTTCATCAACGATCATATCTCTTTAGGCCTATTTGGAGTGTGAGGATTTCCGATGCGTAAGGGCGCCAAAGCAACCATCGATGTCAAAGGGACGGCCATTGCCGTTCGTTCGGAGGAGGGCGGAGATT harbors:
- a CDS encoding anti-sigma factor, with translation MTHDDVTPAPNQEQDDAALSHDAIGAYILGALPDDERAEFEAHLRGCPACQQELRELGPIAALLPRLYDDLDLPGIDPLPVDLDASAGVRERIVAEAVSTGVAGRTAVESIDVTELVGEPPTIEAVDASVEATVPELTDPVVPSIASPAVDAAVAMDEAAIAAQVAADEAAASVDDAASAVAAPKRRPRGRIAPGEAPPEANVVSLPKQRSSILPWAIAAASLILAVGSILWALAMMGQIDDLEAERDFQDQQVAQLNSEREAYLADTPALVYPMVSTTTGSTDARGMVYMDPDPSGWGGIIAFRGMGQPPSGQVYQLWMIENGQAVPGPTFMPDSSGEAMVQVPGDAATSQAMAVTMEPDGGSQTPSTTPILQGDLTA
- a CDS encoding aromatic ring-hydroxylating dioxygenase subunit alpha, with translation MVEQRDRGTQPPVSPVSAAEVARTRVDLRRASLLPPAVYHDPAILEYEQEAWFADGWVCVGRDEDIQRKGDYFLTQLCGENIIVVRDNDQNVRAFFNFCRHRGATIVKEEKGRVPRFQCPYHAWVYDLDGALHMPRFCDQLEHFDLKEWGLVPVNVGVWQGLIFLNINNNAAPLLESLGDMPQFFDRFDLAALRRAQLIEYDVQANWKAIIENYSECYHCPGVHPQLNKITPFNMGDWIETEGPWRASWMPVVGDYDTLTMDGQMTEHGRGFLDGITEDDHKKVYYFVVWPNLLISLHPDYLMTHRVVPITPGRTYVACEFFFDPEQMAQPGFDPSDATEFWDLTNRQDWEVCELQQQGTASRAYTAGRFTAMEGGVYAFDVKVADRYANDGVVTHIEEISKADASAKLVGRIKSRAVAD
- a CDS encoding sulfite exporter TauE/SafE family protein; the encoded protein is MSETILLAMLIALVGGIVSGLAGFGFGLVTVPLLLMLFPPATVTTVGSSLALASGWIVLLSTWRTVQIRTVGALIPGATIGVFVGTVLLHRLEPALIKLIAGMVVILFAISVLRGWRIDAVHHPFAAPLAGLASGTLSTSTGMSGPPVVLLFTTRQYDMQQFRGSITAYFYYVNFIGLSLLIARGIVGWEQIEVAVRLLPAAIIGGFVGRRVLRYVSQSQFRKITLVMLLLTGTTGIVTALQALFG
- a CDS encoding sulfite exporter TauE/SafE family protein, encoding MIELDRTLVLTLLIALFGGIVAATAGFGFSLVAAPPLLLLYEPVQVTAMLLILALATRWMLLTDTWQTTNLRTIGAMLPAAWLGIGIGILIVRAVEPEYIKLLASLVVIVAALLLMRGWRPKHAHDPAAGPVAGLLSGILSPTTGMDGTPVVFLLSSRDYSVSAFRSTITVYYYLIIPVTIVALVQQGLLGREDFVRSLVVVPPVVLGTMIGQRLVRRLSVERFRTIVFGLLLVSGLVGATAAVVSLR